In the genome of Perca fluviatilis chromosome 4, GENO_Pfluv_1.0, whole genome shotgun sequence, one region contains:
- the gli1 gene encoding zinc finger protein GLI1 has product MPVDMQPHQGLYHYETSPSQPSRGLVPSEQSPYNDVSSLRAQILNGPSQDCRAMYNHMTPSMTHGSGPGQGIGHCMDQYMRPPQAPLPHSMMGHRGMPPTEGGNSTPYCNQNNMMSSHHNFCQIQSGSDQIGSVDGSRFSTPRSMLKLSKKRALSISPLSDASVDLQTVIRTSPNSLVAFVNSRCNPNGASSYGHLSVSTMSPSLGYSSNINCQSRQQGSMYGGGGGTPLGGHTPGPCQGSRLPPHNPRLHAPPKHGHLKTEPGLGGMMDGMNVKSLEERSEGDVASPSSTGTQDPLLGLMDGRDDLDKEDGKPEPEAIYETNCHWESCSKEFDTQDQLVHHINNEHIHGEKKEFVCHWQECSREQRPFKAQYMLVVHMRRHTGEKPHKCTFEGCNKAYSRLENLKTHLRSHTGEKPYVCEHEGCNKAFSNASDRAKHQNRTHSNEKPYVCKIPGCTKRYTDPSSLRKHVKTVHGPEAHITKKHRGDTGPRLPGSAMTPGGQSSELLLEKEETRREDCKLLAPETAVKSQPSPGGQSSCSSERSPLGSANNNDSGVEMNLNAAGSLEDLTALEDGVAGGGGEPGSVGTMGMSAQALKRLENLKIDKLKQIRRPTPPGRCANNKLPALPGPGENMGMCAPSPLLSNRRVMELSNHELGGGTSIGCSSNDRRGSGTSSLSSAYTVSRRSSMVSPYLSSRRSSEVSQMGGTGGGGCHLLGPEQSGGDPLSPETNRRGAPCPGGGLPGLPNLTPAQQYSLKAKYAAATGGPPPTPLSSMEQPGTPGRRGGVLSEYQGQPLPPFLQPGGPRRHSANTEYGTGVIYPHQAPGNNSRRASDPVRSVADPQALPKRFNSLNNVAMMGRRNALQHRGSDTSLSRHLYSPRPPSITENVMMEAMGMEPHLAPVDARDRSMMMPPGERSFMGYQQQHQTLGGVGGSLGNQLSPSHDSLSCPDQGYMQGHYQNQGGEVTSRAGGNPMGQARPSHSEGMSNTLLQQAEYSMSTCQLSPSGPHYPSIGQGGDAVGPWSDSHSQIQTSNHALQNQRGMQYSDPSLQPQQTQAHFNNQTALYNSPDGTHKLTIKPEQQFHPGMGGGNACQSAKLQQQRMLLQQAQGYPQQTGQVLMRNSNNTSCDFQGQNQNSFPSGGGLSLGCAGTALSDGPRSETPMIQVKEMMVRNYVQSQQALMWEQQQEQQQQQLQQSGIKPPPASDNMDMSAQTTMMQHSPQHQNHNLYSSQPYPSYPNQNLVMSPPAHSRVPSSVTPKDQQLTGLQGSCYGQEMVVPRPPQGRKPLSRQNSLSQVGGGYLASPPHLSPVHSTSSPRRAVRLPPVQHPQHQQNEMFSPSNNNNMYYSGQINMDMDKHMEPQNGPCLNQQHSMGSNLNPSGGTKPVPMTPYPESGPISNALENLDLDNARIDFTSIIDDAESSSYSPINNPLQGQPGSSSQASSRLTTPQTSVSLAAGSGLSNMAVGDMTSMLTSLAGENKYLNTLS; this is encoded by the exons ATGCCAGTGGACATGCAGCCACACCAGGGGCTGTATCACTACGAGACCTCACCCAGCCAGCCCTCCAGGGG CCTAGTCCCATCAGAACAGTCTCCCTACAACGATGTGTCCTCGCTGCGTGCCCAAATCCTCAACGGCCCTTCCCAGGACTGCCGCGCTATGTATAATCACATGACTCCCAGCATGACTCATGGATCAGGCCCAGGACAGGGGATTGGCCACTGCATGGATCAATATATGAGGCCCCCTCAGGCCCCACTGCCACACAGTATGATGGGCCACAGGGGCATGCCGCCCACAGAGG GTGGCAATAGCACCCCCTATTGTAACCAGAACAACATGATGTCCTCACATCACAATTTCTGCCAGATTCAGTCTGGCTCTGATCAGATTGGCTCAGTCGATG GCTCGAGGTTCTCCACGCCTCGTTCCATGCTGAAGCTGAGTAAAAAGAGAGCTCTGTCCATCTCTCCTCTGTCTGATGCCAGTGTAGACCTGCAGACAGTAATCCGCACATCACCCAACTCCCTGGTGGCCTTTGTCAACTCTCGCTGCAACCCTAACGGGGCCAGTTCTTATGGCCATCTCTCTGTGAGCACCATGAG CCCGTCCCTCGGCTATTCCAGCAATATAAACTGCCAATCCAGGCAACAAGGTTCAATGTATGGAGGAGGCGGAGGGACGCCTTTGGGTGGACACACACCAGGTCCCTGCCAAGGTTCCCGCTTACCCCCCCACAATCCTCGGCTTCACGCTCCACCCAAGCATGGACAC CTAAAAACTGAGCCAGGGCTGGGAGGTATGATGGATGGCATGAATGTGAAGAGCCTGGAGGAGAGGTCAGAGGGAGATGTGGCCAGTCCTTCTTCCACTGGCACTCAG GACCCCCTCCTGGGTCTAATGGATGGCAGGGATGACTTGGACAAGGAGGATGGGAAGCCTGAACCAGAGGCCATCTATGAAACCAACTGCCACTGGGAGAGCTGCAGCAAGGAATTTGACACACAAGACCAGCTAGTTCAT CATATCAACAATGAGCACATCCATGGAGAAAAGAAGGAGTTTGTGTGTCACTGGCAGGAGTGCTCTCGAGAACAGAGGCCTTTCAAAGCCCAGTACATGCTGGTGGTTCATATGCGcagacacacaggagagaagccacaTAAGTGCACT TTTGAAGGCTGTAATAAGGCCTACTCTCGCCTGGAGAATTTGAAGACCCACCTGCGCTCTCACACCGGAGAAAAACCATACGTGTGTGAACATGAAGGCTGCAACAAGGCCTTCTCCAATGCTTCAGACCGGGCCAAGCACCAGAACCGAACTCACTCCAATGAG AAACCATATGTATGTAAGATTCCTGGCTGCACTAAGCGGTACACAGATCCAAGCTCTTTGCGTAAACATGTTAAGACGGTGCACGGCCCTGAAGCCCACATAACCAAGAAGCATCGTGGAGACACAGGACCTCGACTCCCTGGTTCAGCTATGACCCCTGGAGGCCAGAGCTCTGAATTACTGCTGGAGAAAGAGGAGACACGCAGGGAGGACTGCAAACTTTTGGCTCCTGAGACTGCTGTG AAATCCCAGCCAAGCCCTGGTGGTCAATCATCATGCAGTAGCGAACGTTCTCCACTGGGGAGCGCCAATAACAATGACAGTGGCGTGGAGATGAACCTAAATGCAGCTGGCAGTCTGGAGGATCTCACAGCACTGGAGGATGGAGTTGCAGGTGGAGGGGGGGAGCCAGGAAGTGTAGGAACAATGGGAATGTCAGCACAGGCTTTAAAGAGGCTGGAGAACCTGAAGATTGACAAGCTGAAGCAAATCCGCAGGCCAACCCCTCCTGGCCGCTGTGCTAATAACAAGCTACCTGCACTTCCTG GTCCAGGGGAGAATATGGGAATGTGTGCACCTTCTCCGCTCCTCTCAAATCGACGAGTTATGGAGCTGTCCAATCACGAGTTAGGAGGTGGCACATCCATTGGCTGCTCTTCTAATGACAGGAGAGGAAGCGGCACCAGCAGCCTAAGCTCTGCATATACTGTCAGCCGTCGGTCCTCCATGGTGTCTCCTTACCTGTCCAGCCGGCGCTCAAGTGAGGTCTCACAAATGGGAGGAACGGGAGGGGGAGGGTGTCACCTTCTTGGCCCAGAGCAGAGTGGTGGAGACCCCCTCTCTCCTGAGACCAATCGCAGAGGAGCTCCATGTCCTGGAGGAGGATTGCCAGGTCTTCCAAATTTAACACCCGCCCAGCAATACAGCCTAAAGGCTAAATATGCTGCAGCAACTGGTGGACCACCACCTACTCCTTTATCCAGTATGGAGCAGCCAGGTACTCCAGGCAGAAGAGGGGGTGTTTTGAGTGAGTACCAGGGGCAGCCTCTGCCTCCCTTCCTTCAACCAGGTGGGCCACGTAGGCACAGTGCCAACACAGAGTATGGCACTGGTGTTATCTACCCTCACCAGGCTCCAGGTAACAACAGCAGGCGAGCCAGTGACCCAGTTCGATCAGTAGCAGATCCACAAGCTCTCCCCAAGCGCTTCAATAGCCTTAATAATGTAGCTATGATGGGCCGAAGGAATGCGCTGCAACACCGTGGCTCTGACACCAGTCTTTCCCGCCACCTGTACTCCCCTCGTCCACCTAGCATTACAGAGAATGTAATGATGGAGGCTATGGGTATGGAGCCCCACCTTGCCCCTGTTGATGCCAGGGATCGTTCCATGATGATGCCCCCTGGAGAGAGAAGCTTCATGGGATACCAGCAACAACATCAAACTCTTGGAGGAGTTGGAGGTTCTCTTGGAAACCAATTGTCCCCAAGCCATGACTCTCTGAGCTGCCCTGACCAGGGTTACATGCAGGGACACTACCAGAACCAGGGAGGGGAAGTCACTTCCAGGGCAGGTGGAAATCCAATGGGCCAAGCAAGGCCTAGTCACTCAGAGGGCATGTCTAATACACTTCTCCAGCAGGCCGAGTACAGTATGAGCACCTGCCAGCTCAGTCCCTCGGGCCCCCATTACCCTAGCATAGGCCAGGGTGGTGATGCTGTAGGCCCATGGAGTGATTCCCATAGCCAAATCCAAACTTCCAACCATGCTCTCCAGAACCAGCGAGGAATGCAGTATTCAGATCCTAGTCTGCAGCCTCAACAGACACAAGCCCACTTCAACAATCAGACAGCCCTCTACAACAGTCCTGATGGAACCCACAAACTCACCATCAAGCCTGAGCAGCAGTTTCACCCTGGGATGGGAGGTGGAAATGCCTGTCAAAGTGCAAAGCTCCAACAGCAGCGGATGCTCCTCCAGCAGGCTCAGGGTTACCCACAACAGACAGGCCAGGTCCTGATGAGGAACTCTAACAATACCAGCTGTGACTTTCAAGGGCAGAACCAGAACTCCTTCCCCAGTGGAGGGGGCTTGAGCTTAGGCTGTGCAGGCACTGCGCTCTCAGATGGGCCGAGGTCAGAAACCCCCATGATACAGGTGAAGGAGATGATGGTGAGGAACTATGTACAGTCACAGCAAGCACTCATGTGGGAGCAGCAACAagaacagcaacaacagcagctgcagcagagtgGAATAAAACCTCCTCCGGCATCTGATAATATGGATATGAGTGCCCAGACAACAATGATGCAGCACAGTCCGCAGCACCAAAACCATAATCTTTATTCCAGCCAGCCCTATCCATCCTACCCTAACCAGAACCTGGTCATGAGCCCTCCAGCCCACAGCCGAGTTCCCAGCTCTGTGACACCTAAAGACCAGCAGCTGACAGGTCTTCAAGGCTCATGTTATGGCCAGGAGATGGTGGTGCCCAGGCCCCCTCAGGGACGGAAACCTCTCAGTCGCCAGAACAGCCTATCACAGGTAGGAGGAGGCTACCTCGCTAGCCCACCACACCTCAGCCCTGTCCACTCCACTTCCAGCCCCAGGCGAGCGGTCCGACTTCCTCCAGTTCAGCATCCACAGCACCAGCAAAACGAAATGTTCTCTCCTTCTAATAACAACAACATGTACTATTCGGGCCAGATAAACATGGATATGGACAAACACATGGAACCCCAGAATGGACCTTGTCTCAACCAGCAGCACAGTATGGGGTCCAACCTGAACCCATCAGGTGGTACAAAGCCTGTCCCTATGACTCCTTATCCTGAATCTGGCCCCATCTCCAATGCCTTAGAAAACCTGGACCTGGATAATGCTCGCATAGACTTTACCTCCATCATTGATGATGCTGAGTCTTCTTCATATAGCCCAATCAACAATCCCCTACAGGGTCAGCCTGGGTCTTCCTCCCAGGCCTCGTCTCGCCTCACCACCCCCCAGACTTCTGTCAGCCTAGCTGCAGGCTCTGGCCTGTCCAACATGGCTGTAGGAGACATGACGTCCATGCTTACCTCTCTGGCTGGGGAGAATAAATACCTGAACACACTGTCTTAG